The following DNA comes from Gloeocapsa sp. DLM2.Bin57.
CTTATATACAGAATCAAGATGAAATAAAATAAGGACGCGATTCATCTCACGCTTATTTGAGAAAATAAAGCTTGAGGCTTCTCGCGGTTAAGCTAAAACCTAACCTCACCATTTGGTATTATTCCCTACCCGGGATAGCTATAGAAACCTCTTCAACCTCGGGTAACTTTTCTAAAGCTAAACGAGAAGACTGATAACCTCCTGAGAGACGTTTGAGTAACTTTGGTCGAGGATCGTGTAAAAGATAGATAATTTCATCACCTGGTAGCCATTGGGTTTCGGCTTTTACCACTTGTAAAGTTTTCTCACGTTTAATCAACAGCGGTAAAAGTTCTTGAGTCCTAATTAAAGCTTCTAGATGTGACTGTTGAAAAGATAAACCCGAATCAGTCAGAATGGTTTTGACTAATTTTACTTGTCCTTCATCGAGATATTTAGTCCAGGTTTTGAGAGGTACTTCAGCAATAAAAGCGGGATTTACCTTACTATGAGAGGGAATCTCTGATTGATTAGCAAAAATAGCTAAGACTCTAGGAGGGTTAAACTCTTCGATCGCGTGACGAGCTAATAAAAAATTCACCTCACCATTTTTGGTTGCAGCTAAAAAAGTCCCCATGGATTGTATTCCCGCTTCTTCTAAAACTTCGGGTTTAAGGGCGCTGCTTTGATATACAGGTAGATTTTCAGCCCTAGCTTGATCGCAGTATTCAGGGTTAGTATCAATTAAGACTACTGATTCTCCTTGCTCTTGGAATAAACGCCCTAATAAACGACCTAAAGGATTACAACCAATAATTACTGCACCTGTAGCTTTTGAGGAAGTGATACCCAATCCCTGAGCTAACCAACGCGCTGTTAACCCTTGGATAAATACTGTCATTAAAATAGTCAGAAAGACTAAAGCTTTAATCGCTTCTCCACCACTGATACCACTACTAGTTAATAAAATAGCAAATAGAGAAGCTACCGAAGCTGAAACAATTCCCCGAGGAGCAACCCAAGCGACAAACATTTTTTCTCGCCAATTTAAATCGCTATTCCAGGTACACACAACGACACTGATTGGTCTAACTATAAACATCAAAGTCATCACTGTCAAGACGCTACCCCAACCGAGAGCAAAAACACTAGCGATGGATAAATCAGCAGCTAAGAGAATAAATAATACCGATACACATAAAACCGTCAATTGACTTTTGAAGCGTTTAATCAGTCTTTCTTCGGGAAGTGAGGAAGCTTTGAGGACAATTCCTGCTATTACTGTAGCCATTAATCCTGATTCACCGCGAATGCTTTGAGCTAGACAAAATGTCCCCCATACTCCCGCTAAAACTAATAAGTTTTTTAAATCTTCTGAGATAAAATTAGATCGTTTGAGAATCAACGCCATTAACCAACCACAAGCACCCCCAATAGCTGCACCAATACCAAGACGTAGAATCAAACCCGTCATGATTTCCAGGGGAACTGCGGTACTATTAATTATAGTGTCTAGTACTACCACGGCGAGAATTGCTCCAACTGGATCAATTAATACTCCTTCTCCTTCTAAAAGTGTGGCTACTTTGCGATCTACTGATACCTGTTTTAACAGTGGTCCTACTACTGTAGGTCCTGTAACTACTACCAAGGAAGCAAAGAGAAAAGCGATCGACCAAGGAAATTCTCCTAACCAGTGAGCCGCCATTCCACCACCAATAAAGGTGATTAAAGTACCGATAGTAACTAAGTTCCGTAAACTACCTGAGACTCTCCCTAAATCCCGTAAATCTAAACTGAGTCCTCCTTCAAAGAGGATGATAGCTACGGAAAGTGCTACTAGTACTTCTAAGCCGATACCTAATTCAGAAGGATGTAAGAGATTGAGAGCATCTCTACCTAAGAAAATACCTAGTAGCAATAAAAAAACGATACTAGGAACTTTAAGATATTCAGCTAAAACTTGAGCACTAATACCTGTAAGGACTGCAATAACGATTTGTAGGGTGAGTTGAAATGATCCTTCCATAAGTTTATTGGTGTTAAGTTACAGGTGTCTGGCTTTGAGTTTTTTAACCTATGTTAGCATTTTCTCCCCTACCCTTCCCTTGTCTGGTTGTTTAGATAGGTGTTAGGTGTGCTGTATTACTTAGTGTTAACCAAATTTTCGCAGCTTTTTGACGATTATTAGCTTTTTCATAGGCTAGAGCTGCTTTAGTCAGATAATCTCTATCGTTGATAGTTTGAGCTAAATTGAACCAAATTTCAGCCGCTTCTAACCATTTTTCTGGACGATTTTGTTGTTCACAAGTATTGGCTAACTTATCCTATTCTTGGATCTGACGCCGGCAAAACTCTGCATCATTCCAGGCTGCTACTCTCTCGTAATTCCTAGCTGCTTTTGACCATTCCCCTAATTGTTCCCAAGCTCTACCTGCATCAAAGTATAATCTCTGTTCTTCACAAATACTAGCTACTTTTGCCCACTCTTCTAAATTTGTCCAACATTTTTTGGCATTGTCTAAACATTTTGCGCGCTCAAATAACTCGGCTTCGCCTAATCTTTCCCAAATTTTAGCAGCTTCCTTCCATTCTGCTTGTTTTTCATAGAGTTTAGCCAATTGATACCATTGCCTAGAGGCTTTATATAATTCTAGAGCTTTAGTCCAGCTTTCTCCCTGATCATAGGCTAGAGCTGCTTTGGCTGAGTATCCTAGATTCTCCCAAGTTTGTCCTGCTAGACGTTGATACATCAGGGCTACTTTATAGGTATCGGGTACTCGTTGCCAGTATTGGATGGCTTCTAACCAATGTTCTCCTTTTTCGCAAACTTGAGCGGCTTTTACGGTTTGATTACTTTCTTGATAAGCTCTAGCTGCTTCTCTCCATTTACCCTGATGTTCACAAGCGATCGCCACTTTTGACCATTCCTGTAATTCTCTAGCACATCTTTCTACATCTGACCATCTTTCTAAATTTTCATAAATAACTAAGGCTTCTTGATAATTAGGTACTTTTTCCCAAGTTATAGCTGCTTTTAGGGTTTGATTACTTTCTTGATAAGCTCTAGCTGCTTCTCTCCATTTACCCTGATGTTCACAAGCGATCGCTACTTTTGACCATTCTTGTAATTGTTGCCAACAAATCTCCGCTTTATCCCAAGCTAGGGCTTGTTCATAACAATTAGCGGCTTTGGCTATTTGATTACTTTCTTGATAAGCTACAGCTGCTTCTCTCCATTTACCCTGATGTTCACAGGCGATCGCTACTTTCGACCATTCTAGCAATTCTCTAGCACATCTTTCCATGTCTGACCATCTTGCTAAACTTTCATAAATAACTAATGCTTCTTGATAATTAGGTACTTTTTCCCAAGTTATAGCTGCTTTTAGTAGTTCATTTTCTGCTGTCCAAATTTGGGCAATTTGTGTATAGTTATTGATTTCTTCCAAAATAGAAATGGCTTCAGTAATATCTTGATTTTTTAAGTAAATATCTGCTGCTTGTTGTTTATATCCTTGGGAATACTGATATTTTGCTTCCATTTCCTCAGCTTCTTTATACCATTCTCCCCTTTGATAGTTTTCTTTAGCTTGGAGATAAGCACCTTGTCTAGCTAAATCTTCAGCTGATTTGCGCCAATCTTCGCGAGTAATATTGGGATTAAAAAACTCTTCTAGATCTAATTTATTTTCAGAAAAGGTTAAATAATCTTGTAGTTCTGCTCTTTGCCAAAATGACAATTCTGTTGCTTCGTAAAAGTAGAGTTTTTCTCTCGCACGAGTTGCACAAACATAGAGACAATTATTTTTAAAGGCTGTCAATTCTCTAGGATTTTGTTGCCAACCATCAAACCTAGAAAAGAAGTTCCAGACTAACACCTCATTATATTCTAAACCTTTTACTTCGGTTATAGTTAAAATTCTTTGGGTGTCAAATTGCGCTTTTAATTGTTGTTTATCTTCTTCATTAACGGTAATAATTACACTATTAGGACCAAAGATATTTTTACCTTCTAATAATTCTTTATCACTAATATTCCTAATAATTAATGGTTTTTTGCCACCTTTTTTAAAAGCTTTTTGATTTGGAAAATCAGTCAATAATTGATTACTAAAATTGACAATTGCTTCAGTAGAACGAAAGTTATAGGAGAGTTGACGAGGTTGATCAAATTGTTTATGAAAATCTTTCCAAGTGTGAGTCTGACCATAATTATGATGCAAAATATCTTTAACTTTTCTCCAACTAAAACCACTAGGGTTAATAATTTGTGCAGTATCTCCAGTAAACAGAAATTGAGCGAATGAATGAAACTCACCTTCTACGGGAGGACGAAGCAATTTTAATAACAAGTGAATTTGAATTGCGGTTAAGTCCTGAACTTCATCACAATAGAGAAAGTCATAGAGATATTCTCCTTTATTTAATCTTCTGATCAGGTTATGGGTTGAATCGATTTCATCCCAATATTCTTGATTTTTTAACCAATCTTGATATTGAGATGCTAAATTATATAATTGCCTTTGATGGTGGGGATAATGATGATTAAGTTGTTGATATTCTTCCCAAGTAATTAAACCGTTTTCTGTTTCACTTGCTGAGAGAGAACCTTTAATATGATAACGAATCTCTTCCCATAAATAAATCGGATCTATACCATTTAAAATAGGGAAATGAGGTTTACAAAATTCGGCAATAAATCGCTGCTGGTTGATTCTTTTTTGGGGATTAAATTTTTCTCGATCGAGTCCCAATCTATCCTCTAAGTTATGATAATCTAGTAATTCTAAATTTGGTAATTCTTCAAAATCAAAAATCTGCTGAATTATTTCCTTTGTATATTCTTTAAGAAAACTATTATAAGTTATATAAACAACTTTTTGAGCCGTTGAATCAATTTGAGTTTCGATACTTTTAGCAATAGCGTGATAAAGAGCAATAGTTGTTTTACCACTTCCTGCACTTCCTGCTAAAAAAATTGGTAAATTAGTGTTAACCAGGTTATATTGTTCCTGTGCTAGAGATAAATAAGGATTGATCTTAGTTTCATGGATGAGGGAATAGAGATAAAAATAATTTTCTATACTGTTTTCGAGCAAAGATTCTAAGTTTTCTGAGTTTTCTGAGTCTTCCCAAAGTCCAGATAAATCAAGCTTTTCAAGGTTATTAGCTTCTATGGGTTCGGTTTGTTCAAGATCTAGTATTGTATAAACCCCTTCGCTATTACGATAATAACGACCTTGATCCATGGTAGTGTGGGATACAAAATCGAGAATCCGCAACTCTAGCTCTGGATTTCTCAAGAGACAAGCAATAATGCGATCGCCGAGGTTATAGCGAATTCTGATGAAGTTGTTTTCTCCATGTAGTTTTCTAACTTGATTACTGGCTAAGTCTCTATTCATGTACCTACTTATGATACCCAGAAACTTACTTTTTGTTTTAAAGTCCAGAGATTCTAGTTTTGTTTGAGCGTATCGTGAAATAGTGATTAACATAATCAGTGACCTAGCCTATTAATTTGAGGACAAGAAAATTCTTCCTATTACTTAACAATTCCCAACGAATACAGACAAATAACTGATTGTTAAGAAAACTTTACATGTGTAGTGGTAATATTCTGATAGGTAGTCTCGGCTCTCTCGGCATTATGGGGTTAATTGTATTTAAAGTTACATTTTCTTGCCTATTGCCTATAAACGATAAGTGAAAGCTTATCACCATAGATACGGGAGAGCCGTTACTGATTGAGATTGGGTGTCGGGTGTGAGAATGAGTCTTTTTTGTTAAATTTTGAGACAATGAAAGAAAGGGTAAATTGCCACAATATGATAAATCGATGAATCGTCAAACTTTTGCTTCCTATCCTTCTCGTAAATTGTTGCGAGAGGAGTTTTGGTTAGATTTTCTGTGTTTCTCTGGCTTGTTTCTAGCTGCTGCGTTGTTATTTTTAGTCAATCTGGATTCGTTACCCCTGCGGGATTGGGATGAAGGTATTATCGCACAAGTAGCTAAGGAAATTTATCAAGCCCCTCCTGATTCTCATCGTTGGATTTTTCCGACTTTATGGGGGGAGTTTTATTTTAATAAACCTCCTTTGTTACATAATCTGATTGCTCTTTTCTATTCTCTGGGGGGAGTGAATGAGTCGATGAGTCGTTTACCTGGTGCTTTGTTAACGGCTATTTCTGTACCTTTATTGTATGCTTTAGGTAGAGAGATTTTCCCTTATCGTCGCCCTGCTATTTTTTCGGCTTTGGTTTATTTAACTTTACTTCCTGTGGTGCGTCATGGACGTTTAGCCATGCTGGATGGGACGATTCTTTTTTTGGAAATTTTACTATTTTGGACGGTTTTACGCTCTCGTCGCGATTTACGCTGGACTTTGGGGGTTGGTTTCTCTTTGGGGTTGATTTTTTTAACCAAGGGGATGTTAGCTGTACTTTTGGGGGCGATCGCTTTCCTCTTTTTACTTTGGGATACTCCACGGATTTTATCTTCTTTTTATCTGTGGATTGGTCTATTTTTGGGGAGTTTACCTGCTTTAGCTTGGTACACTGCACAATTTTATTTTTATGGGACTGTTTTTGCTGAACATAATTTACAGTCACAATTTTTGGAGCGGATTTATACTGAGAAGGAGGGCAATACTGGTCCAATTTGGTATTATTTTTGGGAAATAGTTAAATATTCTTTGCCTTATTTTGTCTTCTTTTTAGCGGGATTGCGTTTGAGTTGGCAAAATCGTAATTGGAGTTGGGCTAAGTTTATTCTGGTGTGGAGTTTTTGCTATTTTGTGATAGTTTCTTTGATGGTTACTAAACTCCCTTGGTATATTTTACCAATTTATCCTGCTTTGGCTTTGGCTGCTGGAGTAAAATTAGACCAACTTTACAATTTACCTGAGTTTTCTAATTATTCTCGGCTTTGGAAAATTCTATTTAGTTTTATTGCTTTTGTAGCTAGTTTTGGGGCTATTTACTTTGCTTTTTTCAGCAACAATCCCGAAGAACAGTTTTTAGCTATTATTTGTTTAGCGATCGCTCTGACTATGGGTACTGTTGCTATTTTACTCATTAAGAGACAACGACAATTTATTGCTGTTTTGTTTTGGGGAATGTATATATCTTTGTTGTTGTTTGTTAATTCTTTTTTATGGAATTGGGAACTGAATGAAGCTTATCAAGTTAAACCCGTTGCAGAGATGATTAGAGAAGCCCAAGTTTCGGAATCTGCATCTATTTATACTTCTTTTCCTTATGAGAGACCTTCTCTTAATTTCTATAGCAATCATCGAATTATTCCCATAGAAATGGAAGCATTACCTTACCTTTGGTCTAATGCTGAATCTATCTATCTTCTCATCGACTCAGAAACCAAAGAACAATTATCTCTAACTGATGCTAAGTTAATTGCTCAAGTAGATGATTGGCTGTTGATTAGGAAAAATAATTAACCAGTAACAAGAAATGCTCCGTTAGTCACACGGAGCTTGAGGAGGTTTTAGGGAATTAATGTTGAGATTCCCTTTAGGAAGCTTCATCTACTGGGTAATCTTCATCCTCTAAATCAATTTGCTTGAGATGAATATGTTTTCTTCCCAAACTAATCTCAAATTCATCTCCTGGTTGTAAGCCCATTTTTTTGGTATAAGCTGAGCCAATGAGGAGATTTCCGTTAGACTGTACACTAATCCGATAATTAGCTGATCTACCGCCACGTCCTTTCCCTTCTGAAGTGCTATCTAACTCAATACCTTCTGCATCAATTAAAGCATTGAGAAACTTCATCATGTTAACTCTTTCGACGTTATTTTTAGTGAGGGTATAGTAACCACACTCTCTAGCTTTTTCTTCTTTGCTCAGATTTCCTAGTTCTTTTACCTTGTCGAGTAACTCCACTCCTGTTAAAGGGGTTGGTTGGTTCTTTTTAGTCATTAACTTACATCGAAAACTAATATGTACTGTTAGGCTGGTTACATTGTGAAGTAAATAGCCAAGAAACGAAGAGGTTGTTAGATACCTCTCAAAATTATTATACACTTAAAAAAGAAAATGAAATAATTTTTTTGGGTTTAACAGAAAATATCTTTACAGAAAAACTAGTTAATAACTGCTAAAAATGAAGCTAACAACAAGAGGTCATTATAGTCTAAAAGCATTGCTAGATCTGAGTTTACAATTAAACTATGGTCCTAGTTCTGTCAAAGCGATCGCGCAAAGACAAGATTTACCTGCTCCTTATTTAGAAAAATTGTTAATTTCTTTACGACAAGCGGGTATAGTTCGTTCGATTAGGGGTGTTCAAGGAGGTTATCAATTAGCGCATCAACCTAGTCAAATTTCTTTAGGACAGATTTTAGAAGCGGTGGGAGAAAATTTAGAGTATCTTAATAAATATGAGGTTGATACAGATTGTGTCGAAGATTGGGTTACTTTTACTGTCTGGAAACAATTGCAGTCAAAACTTAAACAGGTTTTGTCTAATATTACCTTAGCTGATTTATATTATGATGCTCGCAGTTGGCAAGCAGCACAAGGACAGGAATCTAATTTTATCATCTAACTAAAAATATGAGTGAATATCAAATTTATCAAGGTGGTTGTCATTGTGGAGCGATTAGATTTGAAATTAGGATCAATCAATACGTAGGTTACGATTGCAATTGCTCTATCTGTCGTAAAAAGGGTTTTTTGCATCTAATTATACCCCCGGAACAATTTAAACTAATTAGTGGTGAAGATGATTTAACTATCTATAGTTTTAATACGGAAGTTGCTCAACACAAATTTTGTCGAATTTGCGGTATCCATGCTTTTTACACTCCTCGTTCTCACCCTGATCAGATTGATGTTAATATTCGTTGTTTAGATGGTGATAGTCTCTCTTTATTTACCATAGAGTCTTTTGATGGGGCTAATTGGGAAAAAAATGTCGATAAGATTCAATGAGCGATCAGGGTTTACAACTCAATCTCGATATCTGGGGGAATTTCATCGAT
Coding sequences within:
- a CDS encoding sodium:proton antiporter, coding for MEGSFQLTLQIVIAVLTGISAQVLAEYLKVPSIVFLLLLGIFLGRDALNLLHPSELGIGLEVLVALSVAIILFEGGLSLDLRDLGRVSGSLRNLVTIGTLITFIGGGMAAHWLGEFPWSIAFLFASLVVVTGPTVVGPLLKQVSVDRKVATLLEGEGVLIDPVGAILAVVVLDTIINSTAVPLEIMTGLILRLGIGAAIGGACGWLMALILKRSNFISEDLKNLLVLAGVWGTFCLAQSIRGESGLMATVIAGIVLKASSLPEERLIKRFKSQLTVLCVSVLFILLAADLSIASVFALGWGSVLTVMTLMFIVRPISVVVCTWNSDLNWREKMFVAWVAPRGIVSASVASLFAILLTSSGISGGEAIKALVFLTILMTVFIQGLTARWLAQGLGITSSKATGAVIIGCNPLGRLLGRLFQEQGESVVLIDTNPEYCDQARAENLPVYQSSALKPEVLEEAGIQSMGTFLAATKNGEVNFLLARHAIEEFNPPRVLAIFANQSEIPSHSKVNPAFIAEVPLKTWTKYLDEGQVKLVKTILTDSGLSFQQSHLEALIRTQELLPLLIKREKTLQVVKAETQWLPGDEIIYLLHDPRPKLLKRLSGGYQSSRLALEKLPEVEEVSIAIPGRE
- a CDS encoding glycosyltransferase family 39 protein; the protein is MNRQTFASYPSRKLLREEFWLDFLCFSGLFLAAALLFLVNLDSLPLRDWDEGIIAQVAKEIYQAPPDSHRWIFPTLWGEFYFNKPPLLHNLIALFYSLGGVNESMSRLPGALLTAISVPLLYALGREIFPYRRPAIFSALVYLTLLPVVRHGRLAMLDGTILFLEILLFWTVLRSRRDLRWTLGVGFSLGLIFLTKGMLAVLLGAIAFLFLLWDTPRILSSFYLWIGLFLGSLPALAWYTAQFYFYGTVFAEHNLQSQFLERIYTEKEGNTGPIWYYFWEIVKYSLPYFVFFLAGLRLSWQNRNWSWAKFILVWSFCYFVIVSLMVTKLPWYILPIYPALALAAGVKLDQLYNLPEFSNYSRLWKILFSFIAFVASFGAIYFAFFSNNPEEQFLAIICLAIALTMGTVAILLIKRQRQFIAVLFWGMYISLLLFVNSFLWNWELNEAYQVKPVAEMIREAQVSESASIYTSFPYERPSLNFYSNHRIIPIEMEALPYLWSNAESIYLLIDSETKEQLSLTDAKLIAQVDDWLLIRKNN
- a CDS encoding GFA family protein, with the translated sequence MSEYQIYQGGCHCGAIRFEIRINQYVGYDCNCSICRKKGFLHLIIPPEQFKLISGEDDLTIYSFNTEVAQHKFCRICGIHAFYTPRSHPDQIDVNIRCLDGDSLSLFTIESFDGANWEKNVDKIQ
- a CDS encoding AbrB family transcriptional regulator; the encoded protein is MTKKNQPTPLTGVELLDKVKELGNLSKEEKARECGYYTLTKNNVERVNMMKFLNALIDAEGIELDSTSEGKGRGGRSANYRISVQSNGNLLIGSAYTKKMGLQPGDEFEISLGRKHIHLKQIDLEDEDYPVDEAS
- a CDS encoding RrF2 family transcriptional regulator — translated: MKLTTRGHYSLKALLDLSLQLNYGPSSVKAIAQRQDLPAPYLEKLLISLRQAGIVRSIRGVQGGYQLAHQPSQISLGQILEAVGENLEYLNKYEVDTDCVEDWVTFTVWKQLQSKLKQVLSNITLADLYYDARSWQAAQGQESNFII